The Phoenix dactylifera cultivar Barhee BC4 chromosome 15, palm_55x_up_171113_PBpolish2nd_filt_p, whole genome shotgun sequence genome contains a region encoding:
- the LOC103714846 gene encoding putative pentatricopeptide repeat-containing protein At1g74400 has protein sequence MLTVVPHISRFHFRAGKRGLSSDYLQRKGKWLPTKKPLEQFRRLQRRGPSSIDSYALLRVLRAQTKASSRVARTQLHTFVITLGFEPVVHLQTALIGMYSEMGSIKDAHRVFDETSCRTVVCWTALISAYVNNSRPGKALELFRQMQLENVEPDRITITIALSACADLGALDAGEWIHMYIYRHPSMGLGEDLILRNALINMYAKCGRIQAARHLFDSAKQRDVTTWTSMIVGLALHGRANEALMLFAEMKESISSESNGCRVSPNHVTFVGVLMACSHAGLVSEGRFHWENMQRDYNLRPRLAHYGCMVDLFCRAGLLEDAYAFIKGMPVQRNAVIWRTLLAASCLHGNVSLGALARRRLLELEPDYAGDDVTLSNVYAAAGLWDEKQDVRKRMKRQRDPGCSLIEVGSRTHEFVAADRRHP, from the coding sequence ATGTTGACAGTTGTGCCACATATATCTCGCTTCCATTTTCGCGCAGGAAAGCGTGGGCTCAGCAGCGACTACCTCCAACGGAAAGGCAAATGGTTGCCCACGAAGAAGCCCCTCGAGCAATTTCGGCGTTTGCAGAGAAGAGGACCTTCCTCCATTGACAGCTATGCGCTCCTTCGTGTTCTCAGGGCACAGACCAAGGCATCGTCCCGAGTGGCAAGAACACAGCTCCACACGTTTGTCATAACTCTCGGCTTTGAGCCCGTCGTACATTTACAGACAGCTCTCATCGGCATGTACTCGGAGATGGGGAGCATAAAAGATGCGCACCGAGTGTTCGACGAAACGTCCTGCAGGACTGTGGTCTGTTGGACCGCCTTGATTTCAGCCTATGTGAACAACAGCAGGCCGGGCAAAGCTCTCGAGCTCTTTAGGCAAATGCAGTTGGAAAATGTAGAGCCGGATCGCATTACGATTACCATTGCTCTATCCGCCTGTGCAGATCTTGGAGCTCTGGATGCAGGGGAGTGGATCCACATGTATATCTACCGCCACCCGAGTATGGGACTCGGAGAGGACTTGATCCTCAGGAATGCCCTCATCAACATGTATGCAAAATGTGGCCGCATTCAAGCTGCTCGTCATCTGTTTGATAGTGCAAAGCAGAGGGATGTGACGACGTGGACATCCATGATCGTGGGCCTTGCCTTGCATGGGCGGGCGAATGAGGCTTTGATGCTCTTTGCTGAGATGAAAGAAAGCATAAGCAGCGAATCCAATGGATGTCGTGTTAGTCCTAACCATGTCACCTTTGTCGGAGTGCTAATGGCATGTAGCCATGCAGGGTTGGTCAGCGAAGGACGATTTCACTGGGAGAACATGCAGAGGGATTACAATCTGAGGCCTCGGCTTGCTCATTACGGATGCATGGTTGATTTGTTCTGTCGAGCTGGGCTTCTGGAGGATGCTTATGCCTTCATCAAGGGAATGCCAGTGCAGCGCAATGCCGTAATATGGCGTACTCTGCTTGCTGCTTCTTGTCTCCATGGCAATGTCAGCCTTGGAGCTCTTGCTCGCCGTAGACTGCTCGAGCTGGAGCCTGACTATGCCGGTGATGATGTTACCTTGTCCAATGTGTATGCAGCTGCTGGGTTGTGGGATGAGAAGCAAGATGTCAGGAAAAGAATGAAGCGACAGAGAGATCCTGGCTGCAGTTTGATTGAAGTAGGAAGTAGGACACATGAGTTTGTTGCTGCAGATAGGAGACACCCTTAG